One window from the genome of Streptomyces sp. NBC_01476 encodes:
- a CDS encoding Mut7-C RNAse domain-containing protein produces MNRPHITVRVPAGLRLFLPADRRGESTDVATDGSSSLGHVVESLGIPLTEVGGLAVDGREVPRSYVPADGADVTVDAVVRPQRVPGAPLRFLLDVHLGTLARRLRLLGVDTAYENEDIGDPALAAMSAAERRVLLSRDRGLLRRRELWAGGYVYSDRPAEQLPDVLSRFAPDLAPWTRCVACNGPLTPADKDTVRAQLEDGTRKSYDVFAQCASCGRAYWKGAHHAQLAALVDEAMRAFGPRAVRGRGA; encoded by the coding sequence GTGAACCGACCGCACATCACCGTACGGGTCCCTGCCGGCCTGCGGCTCTTCCTCCCCGCCGACCGGCGCGGCGAGTCCACCGACGTGGCCACCGACGGTTCCTCCTCGCTCGGCCACGTCGTCGAGTCCCTGGGCATCCCGCTCACCGAAGTAGGCGGGCTCGCCGTCGACGGACGGGAGGTGCCGCGCTCGTACGTCCCCGCCGACGGCGCCGATGTGACGGTCGACGCCGTCGTCCGCCCCCAACGCGTGCCCGGCGCCCCGCTGCGCTTCCTGCTCGACGTCCATCTGGGCACGCTGGCCCGCCGGTTGCGCCTGCTCGGTGTCGACACCGCCTACGAGAACGAGGACATCGGCGACCCAGCGCTCGCCGCGATGTCCGCCGCGGAGCGCCGGGTGCTGCTCTCCCGCGACCGCGGCCTGCTGCGCCGCCGGGAGCTGTGGGCCGGCGGCTATGTCTACAGTGACCGCCCGGCCGAGCAACTGCCCGACGTGCTCTCCCGTTTCGCGCCCGACCTCGCCCCCTGGACCCGCTGCGTCGCCTGCAACGGCCCGCTCACCCCCGCCGACAAGGACACCGTCCGCGCCCAACTGGAGGACGGCACCCGGAAGTCCTACGACGTCTTCGCCCAGTGCGCGTCCTGTGGCCGCGCCTACTGGAAGGGCGCGCACCACGCCCAGTTGGCGGCGCTGGTGGACGAGGCGATGCGCGCGTTCGGACCGCGGGCGGTACGGGGGCGGGGAGCGTAA